The sequence GTCGTCGATGGCTCCGTCGACTATCTTGAAACATTTGATGTCTTGTCCGCCGATATCGATGATGAAGTCGACATGCGGATCGAATTTTTTCGCAGCTTTGAAGTGCGCGATCGTTTCCACGATGCCGAAGTCGAGTGAAAATGCCTGTTTCGTCATTTCCTCGCCGTATCCGGTCGAAGCACTCGCGGCGATGTGTGCATGGGGGAATTCATCGTAGAATTCCTCGAGGAATTTCTTCACGAGAGGAATGGGGCTTCCGCCATTGGGCGCGTAACGTGAGAACAGAATTGCTTGTTTCTCATCGAGTGCGACCATTTTAACGGTCGTGGAACCTATGTCGATTCCCAAGAATGCTTTACCGTCGTATTCGTGGTTTTCGGACGTTGCGACAGTTGCCTGCGCGTGGCGTTTCTCGAATTCCGCGTATTCTTGTGCAGAGTCGAAAAGCGGGGGAAGGGTCGCGTAGTTTCCACTGTTTTTGTGGTTGGCAACGCGTGAGATGAGTGAATCGAGCGTGACGGTGGCCTCTTGTTCCGCAAGGATGCCTGCGCCTAAAGCAACGTAGTACAACGAGTTTTCCGGACAGGTTCCGTTCGTGTGGAGCGTTTCGTCGAAGCTGTGGCGTAATTCGGTCAAGAAGGTCAGCGGACCGCCGAGATAGACGATGTTGCCTTTGAGTTCGCGTCCTTGCGCAAGGCCGGCGATCGTTTGGTTGACGACCGCTTTGAAAATGCTCGCAGAGACGTCTTCTTTGCGCGCGCCTTGGTTGAGGAGGGGCTGAATATCCGATTTGGCGAAAACACCGCAGCGAGAAGCGATTTGATAGGTTTTCTCGTGTGTTTTGGCAATCTCGTTCATCTCGGTGGGAGAGATATCGAGCAGCGTGGACATCTGGTCGATGAAAGCGCCCGTTCCGCCTGCGCACGAGCCGTTCATACGGACTTCGAGGCCGCCGCTCAAGAAGAGGATTTTGGCGTCTTCTCCTCCGAGTTCGATGATGATGTCGGCGCTCTTGAGGTAGCTTTCAGCTGCGATTTTCGTTGCGAACACTTCTTGTATGAAAGGAGCGCCGAGCGTTTCGGCAAACCCCATGGCGGCCGAGCCCGAAAGTGCGAGATGCAAGTTTTCCAGATCGCCGAATTGCGCGCGTACTTTATCGAGTTCGACTTCCAGCGTCTCGAGAGGCTTGGAGAAATGTCGCTCATAACTTTTGAAAAGCAGGGCATTCTCATCGTCGAGCAAAACGCATTTCAGAGTCGTCGAGCCTATGTCGAGTCCGAGTTTCATGAGTGACTTACTTTCTCAGCTGCTGCTCGCAAAACTCTTTCTATGTCGCGATATTCTGCGATGACTTCCTCATCGCTTAAGTCATTCAGTATTTTCGCTGCGAGTAAATCGCGTGTGGCGAGTTGCATGATATTGATTATTACCTTCTTTGTTTTTTGATCGACGTCGCAATCCGTGCTCAGCACTTCCTCTAAAACATCATCGCGCAGTTCCGATGTGATTGTTTTCAGCTCTTCACTGAATTCGAATGTCAGACAGCGAAAGAAGTTGCAAAAAATCGGACGGTATTCATAGTCGGAAAGCATATTCAAATTGAATATGAAGAGTCGTTCTTGCAAATCGAACATATCGGTACAGTCGGTTTGTCCATCCAAAAATATATTCAGTCGTTCCTGCAAGATTTCTTTCAAGAGAAAGAAAAAGAGGTCCTTCTTATCTTCGAAATATTGATAGAAACTACCCCGGGAAATATCTGCATTTTTTATGACGTGGTTAATGGAAGCGTCTTCGAAAATGTGCTCGGAGAACTCCTTTTTCGACGCATCTAATATACGCCTCTGCTTTTCGGGGCAAATTTTAAAGAATAGTTCTTTTGGCAAGGGATGCTCCAGCTAATTGTGACAACCTGTCATAAGTATAATACATTTCAAAACTTTAGCAAAGCCTTTCAGTTCGATTAAGCAAAATATTGTGAGATGCTTTCTCTCTTTTTGTATGGTTATTTTGTTCGAGAATGATACGCGCCGAGCGTGAGGTGGCCGAGTTCGTGTGCGGCCATGCGGAAAGGTATCCGAATAAACATGAAGCTTGATAAGCGTTGGGTCATTCCCGGATTGATCGGACTGACGATTTTGGGACTGATCGGTATTCGTGTTTTCTCGCCGCTTTTCGGTGGGAAAAAGTCATCCGCTCCGGCGACGTTTGATGCCGCTAAACAGACTTCCGTCGTAAAGGCCGGCTCTGAGAACACTGCCGATATTAATCAGAAAGCCGGCGCTGATGTCTCATCGCAAACGACGACCGTAACGGTGTATGTGAGCGGTTGTGTGAATGCCCCCGGAGTTTACGCGCTCATCGCCGGCGCACGCGTAGTCGAGGCAGTTGCCTGTGCACGCGGCGTATCAAAAAACGCGCAATCCGACGCCGTCAATTTCGCGGCCGTCATAGAAGACGGACAGCAAATTTACATTCCGAGTAAAAAGGAGGTCGAAGGAGTCGGATTCAATACGTATTCCGCACTCGGCGGTGGGGGATCTGTCGGTGGTTCGTCCTCTGGCGGTACAGGTTCATCCGGTGGTTCTTCTACGAAAGCGGCGCCGGTGAATCTCAACACGGCGACCGAGGAACAACTCGACACGCTTCCCGGAGTCGGACCGGTTACCGCTGCTAAAATCGTTGCGGATAGAAGCGCGAACGGCCCCTTCAGCTCACTTGACGATCTTTCGAGGGTATCGGGAATCGGCGAAAAGAAGTGTGCTGCGCTTGTGGGGCTCGCCGTGGCGAAGTAGCCGAGACGATGAAGCGTGTCTCGTTTGCGATTAGGCCGCAGTTTCCTCGAGCGTTGATTCTCTTTGCGGTTCTCTTCGCGGTGACGTTTTGTGGGTTTTCGATTGCCTGGAAGTTGCAGATTCCTTTGTCACACGATGTGACGAGTCGGCTGGAACGAAAAACGGTCGAAATCACCTCCGATGTGTCGGTGGGGACGTATTCGAACACATCATTCGGGTCATACGACGGTATGAAAATCCAAATTATTTGGCCCGAAGGAATAATTGCTCCCGAATACGGGCGCGAGGTAAAACTTACGGGGTTTCTCAAAAATCGGGGTTTCTCTGACTATGAACGGTATCTTTTCACCAAGGGTGTGGGCGCGACACTGACGGTATCTGACTTCTACGCTCAGCGATGGCCGAACACTTTGCGAGGTGTCATCGGACATTTCCGTTACTATCTGGTGAGTTGCATAAAAAGTTGTGGTGGTAGCACATTGGGAGCCGGTCTCTTGCGGGCGGTTCTTCTCGGAGACAGACGCGATGTCGGCGAGACCGATGAGATATTCCGAGTAACGGGGCTCAGCCACATGCTTTCGGTTTCCGGTTCGCATCTGAGCATCATAATGCTTTGCTTCGGATTCGTTCTCTTGCGGTTCGGAATCGGGAAAAAGAGCACATTTGTCTTTTCGGCTTTGGCCGGATTCCTTTTCGTGATTATCACGACGAGTGCCGAGGCCACGTTGCGCTCCTATCTCATGCTTTTATTCGGAGGTTGCGTGTTCTTTTTTCGACGAAGAACCGACCCCCTCACGACGCTCGGTATCTGCGGAATCGTTCTTCTCATCGGTAATCCCATCGTGGTGCTGTCTGTCGGGTTTCAACTTTCTGTGGCGGCCGTTTTCGGTATTTTGCTTTTCGGGCGGTTGATGTCGGTGTGGCTCGATGCTTGTGTGAATTTCTTTCCCCGTTTCGTGCGTGAAACGTTCGGGATCAGCATGGTGGCCCAAATAAGTACTCTTCCGATATCGATACCGGTATTCGGGATGATCTCTCTCGTCGGTCCGTTCTCCAATGTGTTCGCTGGCGGGCTTTTGACCGTCACGCTGGCGCTCGGACTCGGTGGGATAGTGGCCGGCGGTGTGGCACGCCCCCTATCCCAACCGATATTCTTTTTAGCCACGCGCTGTTGCGACGCGATCATATTCGTTGCGCAGGAATTCGCATTGCTTTCTTGGGGCAGTTTCGAAATAGGCGCATGGGGAGTGCCGCTATCGGTTTCTCTGCTTTTGGGGCTGATTGCAGTGTATCTTTTGTGGCCGCTTCCCAAAAACAGGGTTCGATATGGAGCCGCCCCCGGCAGAAAAGCGCTTCTTCTCGTCTCGTGCTCGGTGTGTATGTTGTTTATCTTGTTTCCCCACACGCTTTCGTATGTTTCCGGAGGCTTCATAAAGAGTTCGGATGACGGCGTATACGTCCTCGACGTCGGTCAAGGCGATGCGATTCTTGTGAAAAACTCGCATGAGACGGCACTCATCGATGCCGGTCCGGATTCGATTGCACTCAAAAAGGCACTTGATGAAATCGGCGTGATAAAGATCGATACTCTGATTTTCACTCACACCCATCAAGATCATATCGGGGGTGCTTTCGGTTTAGACAAGCGGTACGGCATTAAAACGATCGTTGTCGCAAACGGAGTGAAGTACAATTCGGATATTTCTGAGATCAGTCGCAGTCTCGATGCCCCGGTAACAGAAATTTCAGCAGGCGATAGCCTACGGGTCGGTAAACTCGAACTGACGTGTGTGGGTCCGAAGAACAAAGTGAGCGACCCCGACGACAACGGATCGTGCCTGATCCTGCTGGCAGATGAACCGGCGGGTGCCTCATATGACTATGAAAGCGTATTGATTACCGGAGATGCCGAGGCGGACTCGGTAAAGGAGGCCTTTTCGCAGAGTTCGCTTATCGACCGCGAAGTCGATGTTCTCAAAGTGGGACATCACGGTTCGGCCGTCTCTGTGGATGCCGAACTCTTATCTGTCATGAAGCCGAAAAGAGCGGTGATTTCGGTGGGAGAGAATTCTTACGGTCATCCGACGCAAAAAGTTTTGACGCTCTTACGTTCGTTTCATATACCCTATCTGCGCACGGATCTTTCGGGAACGATTTTTCTCGGTAGTGTGGGACAATAGAAATATGGCACAACAAAACGATCTCAAACCGATATATTTGATACTGAGCGAGCAGGCCTTTTTACGCACGCAGGCCACCGACCGTCTCAAAGCACGCCTTGAAAAAGAAGGC is a genomic window of Coriobacteriia bacterium containing:
- a CDS encoding TetR/AcrR family transcriptional regulator, whose product is MPKELFFKICPEKQRRILDASKKEFSEHIFEDASINHVIKNADISRGSFYQYFEDKKDLFFFLLKEILQERLNIFLDGQTDCTDMFDLQERLFIFNLNMLSDYEYRPIFCNFFRCLTFEFSEELKTITSELRDDVLEEVLSTDCDVDQKTKKVIINIMQLATRDLLAAKILNDLSDEEVIAEYRDIERVLRAAAEKVSHS
- a CDS encoding helix-hairpin-helix domain-containing protein — encoded protein: MKLDKRWVIPGLIGLTILGLIGIRVFSPLFGGKKSSAPATFDAAKQTSVVKAGSENTADINQKAGADVSSQTTTVTVYVSGCVNAPGVYALIAGARVVEAVACARGVSKNAQSDAVNFAAVIEDGQQIYIPSKKEVEGVGFNTYSALGGGGSVGGSSSGGTGSSGGSSTKAAPVNLNTATEEQLDTLPGVGPVTAAKIVADRSANGPFSSLDDLSRVSGIGEKKCAALVGLAVAK
- a CDS encoding DNA internalization-related competence protein ComEC/Rec2; this encodes MKRVSFAIRPQFPRALILFAVLFAVTFCGFSIAWKLQIPLSHDVTSRLERKTVEITSDVSVGTYSNTSFGSYDGMKIQIIWPEGIIAPEYGREVKLTGFLKNRGFSDYERYLFTKGVGATLTVSDFYAQRWPNTLRGVIGHFRYYLVSCIKSCGGSTLGAGLLRAVLLGDRRDVGETDEIFRVTGLSHMLSVSGSHLSIIMLCFGFVLLRFGIGKKSTFVFSALAGFLFVIITTSAEATLRSYLMLLFGGCVFFFRRRTDPLTTLGICGIVLLIGNPIVVLSVGFQLSVAAVFGILLFGRLMSVWLDACVNFFPRFVRETFGISMVAQISTLPISIPVFGMISLVGPFSNVFAGGLLTVTLALGLGGIVAGGVARPLSQPIFFLATRCCDAIIFVAQEFALLSWGSFEIGAWGVPLSVSLLLGLIAVYLLWPLPKNRVRYGAAPGRKALLLVSCSVCMLFILFPHTLSYVSGGFIKSSDDGVYVLDVGQGDAILVKNSHETALIDAGPDSIALKKALDEIGVIKIDTLIFTHTHQDHIGGAFGLDKRYGIKTIVVANGVKYNSDISEISRSLDAPVTEISAGDSLRVGKLELTCVGPKNKVSDPDDNGSCLILLADEPAGASYDYESVLITGDAEADSVKEAFSQSSLIDREVDVLKVGHHGSAVSVDAELLSVMKPKRAVISVGENSYGHPTQKVLTLLRSFHIPYLRTDLSGTIFLGSVGQ